One region of Paenibacillus polymyxa M1 genomic DNA includes:
- the corA gene encoding magnesium/cobalt transporter CorA, with amino-acid sequence MIRTLAIGHDHQVTVGQPLEQIVMEDYIWIWADFNEPTDRESELLTSYFHFHPLAVEDCMHVLQRPKLDYYENVQFLVVHALDVDTLEAEEVDMFISSRFLVTYHHHELEELDQAWERIVEHANERKIWSRGPLSAAYTVMDKLVDNYFPSLFIIEDELAELEGLGAHESVEELMKQVFDLRGRLLKLRRTIVPMRDLMYRVLNSQHVQGQGDHMAYFTDIYDHLLKLTDMLEADREMTADLRDSYISLNSNRMNSIMKTLTVITTVFMPLTLIAGIYGMNFSNMPELGWKYGYFGVLFFMFLLSVAMVVWFMRRGWFK; translated from the coding sequence GTGATACGTACATTGGCTATAGGTCATGATCATCAGGTGACGGTGGGACAACCATTGGAGCAGATTGTCATGGAAGATTACATATGGATCTGGGCTGACTTTAACGAGCCTACAGATCGAGAGTCGGAGCTGCTGACGAGTTATTTTCATTTTCACCCGCTGGCTGTAGAGGATTGTATGCATGTTCTGCAACGTCCCAAGTTGGATTATTACGAGAATGTACAGTTTCTGGTGGTACATGCGCTTGATGTAGATACATTAGAGGCGGAAGAGGTAGATATGTTTATTAGCAGCCGTTTTTTGGTTACATATCACCATCATGAACTAGAGGAGCTGGATCAGGCCTGGGAGCGGATTGTCGAGCATGCGAACGAACGCAAAATATGGTCTCGCGGACCGCTGTCTGCAGCTTATACGGTGATGGACAAGCTGGTTGACAACTATTTTCCGAGCCTTTTCATCATTGAGGATGAATTAGCCGAGCTTGAAGGTTTGGGCGCACATGAATCGGTAGAGGAATTAATGAAGCAGGTATTTGACCTGCGTGGCAGGTTGCTCAAGCTGCGCCGCACGATCGTACCGATGCGTGATCTGATGTACCGAGTTTTGAATTCGCAGCATGTGCAGGGTCAGGGGGATCATATGGCTTATTTTACTGATATCTATGATCATTTATTGAAGCTGACGGACATGCTGGAGGCCGACCGCGAGATGACAGCCGACCTGAGAGACAGTTACATATCGCTTAATTCCAATCGCATGAATTCAATTATGAAGACGCTGACCGTAATTACGACTGTTTTTATGCCCTTGACGCTGATTGCAGGAATTTATGGTATGAATTTTTCGAATATGCCCGAGCTGGGCTGGAAATATGGATATTTTGGCGTATTGTTCTTTATGTTCTTATTGAGTGTTGCAATGGTGGTGTGGTTTATGCGCCGAGGTTGGTTTAAATAA
- a CDS encoding YerC/YecD family TrpR-related protein, with protein sequence MQLKKLNDKSIDQLFEAILTLKNLEECYVFFDDLCTINEIQSLSQRLEVARMLGKGSTYNQIEAETGASTATISRVKRCLNYGNDGYKMTLERLGR encoded by the coding sequence ATGCAGCTTAAAAAGCTTAATGATAAAAGTATTGATCAATTGTTTGAAGCTATTTTAACTCTTAAAAATTTGGAAGAGTGCTATGTATTTTTTGATGATCTGTGCACAATTAATGAAATTCAATCCCTCTCCCAACGTCTGGAGGTTGCCCGTATGCTTGGCAAAGGCAGCACATATAATCAGATTGAAGCTGAGACAGGCGCCAGTACAGCCACCATTTCACGTGTTAAGCGTTGTCTGAACTATGGGAATGACGGGTATAAAATGACTCTGGAACGTCTGGGTCGCTAA
- a CDS encoding sirohydrochlorin chelatase — protein sequence MRSPGILVISHGSREPYWVEQVDQAVAKLQLLEEMPVEVSFLETVKGRLIQNGIDRLEALGVTDLLVIPLFVSSGSTHVDEISYALGVKAAPDKETDLEPFRLKARVHFGSPLDDGEDVARMVWDKVRPLSVDPAREVILLVGHGSAHNGFLQRWEQGISSLARTVQNVSGIITDHALLNPEGVHDKAAYWNQERGHDVIVAPLFLSSGYFTSHMIPKRLQGLDYRYLGDPLLPHPLLTSWMDRQIRELMQNMQKQARIDNK from the coding sequence ATGCGGAGCCCTGGGATACTAGTCATCAGCCATGGCTCTAGAGAGCCATATTGGGTGGAACAGGTGGATCAGGCAGTTGCAAAGCTTCAATTGCTGGAAGAAATGCCGGTAGAGGTTTCATTTTTGGAAACGGTTAAAGGAAGATTGATTCAAAATGGGATTGACCGTCTGGAAGCCTTGGGGGTAACAGATTTACTGGTTATTCCTTTGTTCGTGTCGTCAGGCAGTACGCATGTAGATGAAATTAGCTATGCGCTGGGAGTCAAAGCTGCGCCAGACAAAGAAACAGATTTGGAGCCGTTTCGATTGAAGGCACGTGTGCATTTTGGTAGCCCATTGGATGACGGCGAAGATGTTGCCCGCATGGTGTGGGACAAGGTTCGCCCGTTGTCGGTCGATCCTGCGCGCGAGGTCATTTTACTCGTAGGACACGGCAGCGCGCACAACGGCTTTCTTCAGCGCTGGGAGCAAGGGATTTCCTCGTTGGCTCGTACGGTGCAAAACGTGAGTGGCATCATTACGGACCACGCTTTGCTAAATCCTGAGGGTGTGCATGACAAGGCGGCGTACTGGAATCAGGAGCGGGGGCATGATGTTATTGTGGCACCGCTGTTTTTGAGTTCGGGATATTTTACAAGTCATATGATTCCTAAACGCTTACAGGGGCTGGATTACCGTTATTTAGGTGATCCTTTATTGCCGCATCCTTTGCTCACAAGCTGGATGGACAGACAGATTCGTGAACTGATGCAGAATATGCAGAAGCAAGCAAGGATCGATAATAAATAG
- a CDS encoding diacylglycerol kinase: protein MKRARLIYNPTSGREEMKRRLADVLQRLDEGGIEASCHATTGEGDATRAATEAVERGYDMIIAAGGDGTLYEVINGMAERENRPPLGVFPLGTTNDFARALGIPRHWEDYCDLVIRQNPKPLDIGKANDRYFINIAGGGTLTELTYEVPSKLKTMIGQLAYYFKGMEKMVSLAPQELIIKASGQEVIHDEFMLFLIANTNSVGGFEKLAPGATIDDGLLDVIAVRKCNLAEMIRLVTLALRGEHMQDKKIVYFRTDYMEVTSPGYVQLNLDGELGGTLPATFRNLPHHLNVFR, encoded by the coding sequence ATGAAAAGAGCTAGATTAATCTACAACCCGACCTCTGGGCGTGAGGAAATGAAGCGTCGCCTTGCGGATGTCTTGCAGCGCCTGGATGAAGGTGGTATTGAGGCCTCTTGCCATGCAACTACAGGGGAAGGGGACGCAACGCGTGCCGCAACAGAGGCCGTTGAGCGTGGCTATGATATGATTATTGCCGCTGGTGGCGATGGTACATTGTATGAGGTCATTAACGGGATGGCTGAAAGGGAAAACCGCCCGCCTCTGGGTGTGTTTCCTCTAGGAACGACGAATGATTTTGCCAGAGCACTGGGCATTCCCAGGCATTGGGAGGATTATTGTGACCTCGTTATTCGTCAAAATCCGAAGCCGTTGGATATCGGAAAAGCCAATGACCGCTACTTTATCAACATCGCAGGCGGTGGAACTTTAACCGAGCTTACATATGAAGTTCCAAGCAAGCTCAAAACGATGATTGGCCAATTGGCCTATTATTTTAAAGGTATGGAGAAGATGGTCAGCCTTGCTCCACAGGAGCTGATCATCAAGGCATCGGGTCAGGAAGTGATCCACGACGAATTTATGCTTTTCCTAATCGCAAATACAAATTCGGTCGGCGGGTTTGAAAAGCTTGCTCCTGGGGCGACAATAGATGATGGACTGCTCGATGTCATCGCTGTGCGCAAATGCAATCTGGCGGAAATGATCCGCTTGGTTACACTTGCGCTGCGCGGAGAGCATATGCAGGACAAGAAAATCGTTTATTTCAGAACAGATTACATGGAAGTGACCTCACCTGGCTATGTTCAGCTTAATCTGGATGGCGAATTAGGAGGCACCTTGCCAGCGACCTTCCGAAATTTACCGCATCATTTGAATGTGTTCCGGTGA
- the rlmD gene encoding 23S rRNA (uracil(1939)-C(5))-methyltransferase RlmD, protein MTNNRSGRGKSRRNTATATPVPGKQHNKTMQAKKDRELEQSPVGAGNRMLRAGTENKNGNTDDFPRKKGENERKPRRFSKNERSNDGRSQEASNRKRSSAERSDLPVQKNDEAVIDIIGMNHDGEGVGRVEGFTLFVPGALPGEKVRVKVLKTKKQYGYAKLLDIAQASPDRIAAPCAIYDQCGGCQLQHMSYEAQLGWKRQHVVDVLERIGKLSVTTESSERTAEVLADSADGNADHMSRVQGVVVHPTLGMSEPWRYRNKAQVPIGVAEGGLVGGFYARGSHRIVDMNTCLIQDERNDEVVARVKEIGRMLGISAYNEETGRGLLRHVVVKTAFRTGEMMLVLVTNGRDIPHADAWIGSIREHIPHVASICQNVNTKRTNVIFGDETRVLWGRDVIYDYIGNVQFAISARSFYQVNPVQTEVLYSKTVEYAGLTGKETVIDAYCGIGTISLFLAQHADQVYGVEIVKEAIDDARSNALLNEMRNVKFEVGASEDVIPAWKEQGITADVIVVDPPRKGCDPRLLDTILEMKPERVVYVSCNPSTLARDLRILEDGGYSTVEVQPVDMFPHTVHVESVALLVRKD, encoded by the coding sequence ATGACAAATAACCGTAGCGGACGTGGAAAAAGCCGCCGGAATACAGCAACAGCAACTCCAGTTCCAGGAAAGCAGCACAACAAGACCATGCAGGCGAAAAAAGACAGAGAACTGGAACAGTCACCAGTTGGAGCTGGGAATAGAATGCTTCGGGCTGGAACCGAAAATAAAAATGGAAATACGGACGATTTTCCTCGGAAAAAAGGGGAGAATGAACGAAAACCTCGTCGTTTTTCCAAAAATGAACGGAGTAACGACGGACGGAGTCAGGAAGCTTCCAATCGTAAACGGTCTAGTGCAGAGCGTAGCGATCTGCCTGTGCAAAAGAACGATGAGGCCGTGATAGACATCATCGGCATGAACCATGATGGCGAGGGTGTAGGGCGTGTCGAAGGGTTTACGCTGTTTGTTCCAGGCGCGTTACCGGGTGAAAAGGTACGGGTCAAGGTGCTGAAAACGAAAAAGCAGTACGGCTATGCCAAGCTGCTGGATATTGCGCAGGCTAGCCCCGACCGAATTGCAGCTCCGTGTGCCATCTATGATCAATGCGGCGGTTGTCAGCTCCAGCATATGAGCTACGAAGCGCAGCTGGGCTGGAAGCGGCAACATGTGGTGGATGTGCTGGAGCGTATAGGAAAGCTGAGTGTGACTACGGAGTCCAGTGAGCGTACTGCAGAGGTTTTGGCTGACTCTGCGGATGGAAATGCAGACCACATGTCGCGTGTACAAGGCGTAGTTGTGCATCCTACACTCGGTATGAGTGAGCCGTGGCGGTACCGCAACAAAGCACAGGTGCCGATTGGTGTCGCCGAGGGCGGGCTTGTCGGCGGTTTCTACGCACGTGGCAGCCATCGCATTGTGGATATGAACACCTGTCTCATTCAGGACGAGCGCAATGACGAAGTGGTTGCACGTGTCAAAGAGATTGGCCGAATGCTGGGCATCAGTGCATATAATGAAGAAACCGGACGCGGACTGTTGCGCCATGTCGTGGTGAAGACCGCTTTTCGCACAGGTGAAATGATGCTGGTGCTCGTCACGAATGGACGAGATATTCCGCACGCAGATGCGTGGATCGGCAGTATTCGTGAGCATATCCCACACGTGGCAAGTATATGCCAGAACGTGAATACGAAGCGAACGAACGTTATTTTTGGCGACGAGACTCGTGTACTGTGGGGGCGTGACGTGATCTACGATTACATTGGAAACGTCCAGTTTGCAATTTCCGCACGATCCTTTTATCAGGTGAATCCCGTACAAACGGAAGTACTGTATAGTAAAACCGTTGAGTATGCTGGACTCACGGGCAAAGAAACGGTTATTGATGCGTATTGCGGCATCGGTACGATTTCTCTGTTCCTCGCTCAGCATGCGGACCAGGTGTATGGGGTCGAGATCGTCAAAGAAGCCATCGACGATGCACGGAGTAATGCGCTATTGAATGAAATGCGTAATGTGAAGTTTGAGGTAGGCGCATCCGAAGATGTCATTCCTGCATGGAAAGAACAAGGCATCACCGCCGACGTTATCGTCGTCGATCCACCCCGCAAGGGCTGTGATCCACGCCTGCTCGACACCATTCTGGAGATGAAGCCAGAACGCGTGGTGTATGTATCCTGTAACCCAAGCACACTGGCGCGGGATTTAAGGATACTGGAGGATGGCGGGTACAGTACAGTGGAAGTACAGCCTGTAGATATGTTCCCGCATACGGTTCATGTGGAAAGTGTTGCTCTGTTGGTCAGAAAAGACTAA
- a CDS encoding tRNA dihydrouridine synthase gives MMNNFWRELPRPFFILAPMEDVTDVVFRHVVSEAARPDVFFTEFANTESYCHPEGNKSVRGRLTFTEDEQPMVAHIWGDKPEYFREMSIGMAKEGFKGIDINMGCPVANVAENGKGSGLICRPEIAADIIQAAKAGGLPVSVKTRLGFTAVDEWRDWLTHILKQDIVNLSIHLRTREEMSKVDAHWELIPEIKKLRDEVAPDTLLTINGDIPDRQTGLKLAEQYGVDGIMIGRGIFQNPFAFEKEPKEHSSEELLELLRLHLDLHDHYSAQEPRSFSPLARFFKIYVRGFRGASELRNSLMNAKSTSEVRTLLDEFGSKDHDEVEERGN, from the coding sequence ATGATGAATAATTTTTGGCGTGAGTTGCCACGACCTTTTTTTATACTGGCACCGATGGAAGATGTGACGGATGTTGTGTTTCGCCATGTCGTAAGTGAAGCAGCCAGACCGGATGTGTTTTTTACGGAGTTTGCGAATACAGAGAGTTATTGTCACCCGGAGGGGAACAAAAGTGTACGCGGGCGTTTGACTTTTACAGAGGATGAACAGCCTATGGTGGCCCATATCTGGGGAGATAAGCCGGAATATTTCCGTGAAATGAGCATTGGTATGGCGAAAGAAGGCTTCAAAGGCATCGATATTAATATGGGTTGCCCCGTAGCGAATGTAGCCGAGAATGGGAAGGGAAGCGGTCTGATCTGCCGTCCCGAAATCGCAGCGGATATCATTCAGGCCGCCAAAGCCGGGGGACTGCCCGTCAGTGTAAAAACAAGGCTCGGTTTCACTGCCGTAGACGAATGGCGCGACTGGTTGACCCATATTTTGAAACAAGACATTGTGAATTTGTCCATTCATCTGCGGACAAGAGAGGAAATGAGCAAAGTAGACGCTCACTGGGAACTGATTCCGGAGATTAAGAAACTTCGTGATGAGGTGGCACCAGATACACTGCTGACCATTAACGGAGATATTCCGGACCGTCAGACTGGCTTGAAGCTCGCTGAGCAATATGGAGTGGATGGCATTATGATTGGGCGTGGTATTTTCCAGAATCCATTTGCGTTTGAGAAGGAGCCGAAGGAACACAGCAGTGAAGAATTGCTTGAACTGCTGCGGCTTCATCTAGATCTCCATGATCATTATTCAGCACAGGAGCCACGTTCGTTTAGCCCTCTCGCCCGCTTCTTCAAAATATATGTCCGTGGATTCCGAGGGGCAAGTGAACTCAGAAACAGCTTAATGAACGCCAAATCAACAAGTGAAGTGCGTACATTGCTTGATGAGTTTGGAAGCAAGGATCATGATGA